The DNA sequence CACCCGAACCTCAAGAGCCACATGCCCGACGACGGGCTGCTCGTCGACCACGTGCCGCTGATCGCGGAAACCGCGGCGGCGCAGCGGAAGCTGCTGGTCGACAACCCGATGCGCCTCTACTGGCCCGGCGAAACCGCCTGAAACCCCCCGAAGGGCATGCAATGCAGCACGCCAACGCGCTCAACCGGCTGAACCGCCTGCCGATCTCGCGCTTCCACAAGATCACCCTGATCGCCGTCTCGTTCGCGTACTTCTTCGAGTTCGCGGACATCAACAGCTTCGCCACCACCGCGCCCAAGCTCATCAAGCTGTGGGGCGTGACGGTCGACCAGGTCGCGTACGTGACCTCGCTGTCGTTCGTCGGGATGTTCTTCGGGTCCGTCGTCGCGAGCACGATCGCCGACCGCTGGGGCCGGAAGAACGCGCTGATGTGGACCACCGTCTGGTTCGGCGTCTTCTCGTTCGCCGCGGTGTTCTCCTGGGACGTCGTGTCGCTGGGCGTGTTCCGCGTCCTCACTTCGGCCGGCCTCTCGGCGATGACCGTCGTCGCGGTCATCTACGTCAACGAGCTCTACCCGGCGGCCAACCGCGGCAAGTACCAGGCCTACGCGATCGTGATCGGCATCTGCGGCACGCCGGTGACCAACCTGATCGCGAGCGTCGTGGTCCCGCTCGGCGACTGGGAGTGGCGGCTGGTCTACCTGTGGGGCGCGCTCGGCGTCCTGCTGGTGCTGTTCACCCGGCAGCTGAAGGAATCGCCGCGCTGGTACGAAAGCCGGGGCGAGCACGCGAAGGCCGACGCGGTGCTGCGGGAGATCGAGGCGCTGGTCGCGGCGGAGAAGGGCCCGCTGCCGGAGCCGGCGCCGCCGATCGAGGAAGCGCCGGTGGCCAAGGCGCCGCTGCGGTTGCTGCTGCGCAAGAAGTACCTGCTGCCCACGCTGCTGCTCACGGTCCTGTGGGTGACGCAGACGATCGGGTTCTTCGGGTATTCGAGCTGGGCGCCGACGTTGCTGGCCAAGGAGGGCTTCAGCGTCGAGAAGTCGGTCTTCTACGTGGCGCTGACGACGGTCGGCGCGCCGCTCGGGTCGTACCTGGCGGCCCTGGTCACCGACCGCTTCGAGCGCAAGTGGTGCCTGGTCGCGTTCGGCGGGATCATCGCGCTGTGCGGCCTGTTCTACGGGCTGACGTTCAACCCGGTCCTGATCGTGGTCTTCGGCTTCCTGGTCAACATGTTCGAGCGCGGCTACACGGCTCTCGGGTACGCGTACTCGCCGGAGCTGTTCGACACCCGCGGCCGCTCGCTGGGCACGGGCGTGTCGTACGGCCTCGGGCGGCTGTCGAACGCGGCCGGGCCGCTGATCGTGGCGTCGCTGTACAACGGCAGTGGCTACCAGAGCGTGTTCTTCTTCATCGCGGGCACCTGGCTGGTCGGCGCGGTGGTGCTGGCGCTGTTCGGACCGCGGACCCGCCGGGCCCGGCTCGCCCAGACCGCCGCCGAGCCGGCCGGGACGGGGACCGGGATGTCCTGAACGAGGTG is a window from the Amycolatopsis sp. cg9 genome containing:
- a CDS encoding MFS transporter, with protein sequence MQHANALNRLNRLPISRFHKITLIAVSFAYFFEFADINSFATTAPKLIKLWGVTVDQVAYVTSLSFVGMFFGSVVASTIADRWGRKNALMWTTVWFGVFSFAAVFSWDVVSLGVFRVLTSAGLSAMTVVAVIYVNELYPAANRGKYQAYAIVIGICGTPVTNLIASVVVPLGDWEWRLVYLWGALGVLLVLFTRQLKESPRWYESRGEHAKADAVLREIEALVAAEKGPLPEPAPPIEEAPVAKAPLRLLLRKKYLLPTLLLTVLWVTQTIGFFGYSSWAPTLLAKEGFSVEKSVFYVALTTVGAPLGSYLAALVTDRFERKWCLVAFGGIIALCGLFYGLTFNPVLIVVFGFLVNMFERGYTALGYAYSPELFDTRGRSLGTGVSYGLGRLSNAAGPLIVASLYNGSGYQSVFFFIAGTWLVGAVVLALFGPRTRRARLAQTAAEPAGTGTGMS